The Polyangium aurulentum genomic interval CATCCGGCCGATCACGTGCTGGGCGTGCCGTTCGACACGCCCATCGCGGGGTTCCGGACGAACACGGTGAACACGCTGCGGCTGTGGGCGGCGCGCACGCACGAGGAGTTCGACTTCGCGCTGTTCAACATGGGCGACTACGTGCGGGCGGTGCAGGCGAAGAACGCGACCGAGGTCATCTCGAAGGTCCTCTACCCGAACGACAACTTCGACGCGGGCAAGGAGCTGCGGCTGCGGCAGGAGTACTTCTTCGTGGCCTGCTCGATCCACGACATCGTGTGGCGGTACAAGAAGACGCACGAGGACTTCTCGCGGTTCGGCGACACGGCGGCGATCCAGCTCAACGACACGCACCCGGCGATCGCGATCGCGGAGCTGATGCGCGTGCTCGTCGACGAGAACGGGCTCGCCTGGGAAGAGGCGTGGACGCAGACGGTGCGCGCGTTCGGCTACACGAACCACACGCTCCTGCCCGAGGCGCTCGAGCGCTGGCCGGCGTCGCTGTTCGAGCGGCTCCTGCCGCGGCACCTCGAGATCATCGGCGAGATCAACCGGCGCTTTTTGCGCGAGGTGTTGACGGCCTTTCCCTACGATCCGGGCCGCGCGGCGCGCATGAGCATCTTCGAGGAGGGGCCCGAGCGCAAGGTGCGGATGGCGCACCTCGCCGTGGTCGGATCGCACTCGATCAACGGCGTGGCCAAGCTGCACAGCGAGCTCATCCAGACCGAGCTCTTCCGTGACTTCCACGAGCTGTACCCGACGCGCTTCAGCAACAAGACGAACGGCGTGACCCCGCGGCGGTGGCTCTACGCGTGCAACCCGCGGCTGTCGAAGCTCATCACCTCGCGCATCGGCCCGCGCTGGGTGACCGAGCTCGAGCGGCTCGGCGAGCTCGAGCCCTGCGTCGACGATCCGGCGTTCCTCGCCGAGCTGCGCGAGATCAAGCGCGCGAACAAGGAGGCGCTCTCGGCGATCATCAAGCGCGAGCTGCACGTCGAGGCGAGCGTGGGCTCGATCTTCGACGTGCAGATCAAGCGGCTGCACGAGTACAAGCGCCAGCTCCTGGCCGCGATCCACGCGGTGGCGCTCTACCTGCGGGCCAAGCGCGGCGAGGAGATCCACCCGCGCACCTTGATCTTCGGCGCCAAGGCGGCGCCGGGCTACCGGCAGGCCAAGCTCATCATCCGGCTCATCCACGCGATCGGCTCGGTGATCAACGGCGACCCGCGCGTGCCGGGGCTCAAGGTCGTGTTCATGCCGAACTACCGCGTCTCGCTCGCGGAGAAGATCATCCCGGCGGCCGATCTGTCGGAGCAGATCTCGACGGCGGGCATGGAGGCCTCGGGCACCGGGAACATGAAGCTCGCGATGAACGGGGCGCTCACGATCGGCACCTACGACGGCGCGAACATCGAGATCCGCGAGGCAGTGGGCGCGGAGAACTTCTTCCTGTTCGGGCTGACCGCCGAGGAGGTCGCCGACAAGCTCCGCGCGGGCGTCACCGGGCGAGCCGCGTACGAGGCCGATCCGGAGCTGAGAGAGGCGATCGACTTCATCGCTTCGGGCTTCTTCTCGCCCGAGGAGCGGAGCTTGTTCCACCCGCTCGTCGACGACCTGCTCGGGGCCGACCGCTACATGGTCATGAGCGACTTCAGGGCGTACGCCGACGCCCAGAAGGCGGTCGAGCAGGCGTATCGCGACGAGGAGTCCTGGTCGCGCATGGCCGCGCTCAACATCGCCCGGGTTGGAGGATTCTCGTCCGACCGCACCGTGCGCGAGTACGCCCGCGAGATCTGGGGCATCGTGCCCGTCGAGGTCCGCCTCGATCCCAGCGACGGCGGCGGCTCGATCTAGCCCCCCGCCTCCCCTGCCCTCCCAAACTCCCTAGGCCGCTCGGCCGTCCGCGACGATCGGATCGTCAGAGGACTTTCACGCGAAGCGGG includes:
- a CDS encoding glycogen/starch/alpha-glucan phosphorylase, producing MASVPPSSPNPFNAPSTRIRVEDDRTGMHPVVLRRAFTDHVQFSRSRDLDTATSFDRLMALSLAVRDRLVQRWSKTQRTYYDQGVKRAYYLSAEFLLGRALQSNLQALGIEDEYRGVLREMGLDLDEIVEHEPDAGLGNGGLGRLAACLLESLATLGMPGYGYGIRYEFGIFEQVIRNGWQVERADEWLRFGNPWEIERPEYAVTVGFGGRTEMVQDGKGGYRVLWHPADHVLGVPFDTPIAGFRTNTVNTLRLWAARTHEEFDFALFNMGDYVRAVQAKNATEVISKVLYPNDNFDAGKELRLRQEYFFVACSIHDIVWRYKKTHEDFSRFGDTAAIQLNDTHPAIAIAELMRVLVDENGLAWEEAWTQTVRAFGYTNHTLLPEALERWPASLFERLLPRHLEIIGEINRRFLREVLTAFPYDPGRAARMSIFEEGPERKVRMAHLAVVGSHSINGVAKLHSELIQTELFRDFHELYPTRFSNKTNGVTPRRWLYACNPRLSKLITSRIGPRWVTELERLGELEPCVDDPAFLAELREIKRANKEALSAIIKRELHVEASVGSIFDVQIKRLHEYKRQLLAAIHAVALYLRAKRGEEIHPRTLIFGAKAAPGYRQAKLIIRLIHAIGSVINGDPRVPGLKVVFMPNYRVSLAEKIIPAADLSEQISTAGMEASGTGNMKLAMNGALTIGTYDGANIEIREAVGAENFFLFGLTAEEVADKLRAGVTGRAAYEADPELREAIDFIASGFFSPEERSLFHPLVDDLLGADRYMVMSDFRAYADAQKAVEQAYRDEESWSRMAALNIARVGGFSSDRTVREYAREIWGIVPVEVRLDPSDGGGSI